A single region of the Marinobacter nanhaiticus D15-8W genome encodes:
- a CDS encoding sigma-54-dependent transcriptional regulator has protein sequence MAKSTVLIVEDDLDLREALVTTLELAKFRVREADSAEQALRSLAEAPVDIIVSDVNMPGMSGHELLAEVQRLYPGLPMMLITAYGQINHAVSAMQAGAIDYLVKPFEPQVLVDAVTRVVGGPARSQKDEPVAEDPVSQRMFQLARKVAASDSTVMISGESGTGKEVLARYIHQHSPRADQPFVAINCAAIPENMLEAILFGHEKGSFTGAHASSPGKFEQANGGTILLDEISEMDLGLQSKLLRVLQEREVERVGGRKPIQLDVRVLATTNRDLADYVREGKFREDLYYRLSVFPMQWQPLRERPRDIMPLARHLLKQHSRKMKLTGIMFSRDAEQALRQHAWPGNVRELDNAIQRALVLLQGQEIVADDLCLDMGITGLAPRASIASMPAPTRSVPEEAADVPDMDAFAAEEDLSQSDAGSLGHDLKQREFRIIIDALRRERGRRNRAAEQLGISPRTLRYKLAQMREFGIDLDAELTPA, from the coding sequence ATGGCCAAATCAACCGTTCTTATCGTGGAAGACGACCTCGACCTGCGCGAGGCCCTGGTCACCACACTGGAGCTCGCCAAGTTCCGGGTGCGCGAGGCGGATTCTGCCGAACAGGCCCTGCGGAGCCTGGCTGAGGCGCCAGTGGATATCATTGTCAGCGACGTCAATATGCCGGGCATGTCCGGCCATGAACTACTGGCTGAAGTACAGCGGCTGTACCCGGGCCTGCCAATGATGTTGATTACCGCCTATGGTCAGATCAATCATGCGGTATCCGCCATGCAGGCTGGGGCTATCGATTACCTGGTAAAGCCGTTCGAGCCCCAGGTTCTGGTCGATGCTGTCACCCGGGTTGTCGGCGGCCCCGCCCGCAGCCAGAAGGATGAACCGGTCGCCGAAGACCCGGTCAGCCAGCGCATGTTCCAACTGGCACGCAAAGTGGCGGCCAGCGACTCCACCGTCATGATCTCGGGAGAGAGTGGTACCGGTAAGGAAGTACTGGCTCGCTACATCCACCAGCATTCACCGCGCGCGGACCAGCCGTTCGTGGCGATCAACTGTGCGGCGATTCCCGAGAACATGCTCGAGGCCATTCTGTTTGGCCATGAAAAAGGCTCATTCACCGGCGCCCATGCATCGTCACCGGGTAAGTTCGAGCAAGCAAACGGCGGCACCATCCTGCTGGATGAGATTTCCGAAATGGACCTGGGGCTCCAGTCCAAGCTGCTGCGCGTACTCCAGGAGCGTGAAGTGGAACGTGTGGGTGGTCGCAAGCCTATCCAGTTGGACGTGCGGGTGCTGGCTACGACCAACCGGGACCTGGCGGATTATGTTCGCGAGGGCAAGTTCCGCGAAGACCTGTACTACCGCCTGAGCGTATTCCCCATGCAGTGGCAGCCGTTACGCGAGCGTCCGCGGGACATCATGCCGCTGGCTCGTCACTTGTTGAAACAGCACAGCCGGAAGATGAAGCTGACCGGTATCATGTTCAGCCGCGATGCGGAGCAGGCTCTGCGCCAGCACGCCTGGCCGGGCAACGTGCGGGAACTCGATAACGCCATCCAGCGTGCCTTGGTGCTGTTGCAAGGTCAGGAAATCGTCGCAGACGACCTCTGCCTGGACATGGGTATCACCGGCCTGGCGCCCCGTGCATCGATCGCGTCCATGCCTGCACCGACCCGTTCCGTGCCGGAGGAAGCGGCGGATGTACCGGATATGGATGCGTTTGCAGCCGAGGAGGATTTGTCACAGTCCGATGCCGGCTCGCTGGGGCACGACCTGAAGCAGCGTGAGTTCCGAATCATTATCGATGCGTTGCGCCGCGAGCGTGGCCGCCGCAACCGGGCTGCCGAGCAATTGGGTATCAGCCCTCGCACCCTGCGTTACAAGCTGGCCC
- a CDS encoding sensor histidine kinase yields the protein MSQLQYSIHSSASDRASNAAADANEKVTALFPPSNEEAAVDSALDLFNRMSRQITDSYRTLESRVNQLSGELSAESRQRQQELEEKERLADRLSTLLSVMPAGVVVLDSRGVVSQCNPAAVSLLGEPLEGEAWLEVIRRCFAPRRDDGHEVSLRDGRRVSIEIRSMENEPGQLILLTDLTETRRLQAQLSHAQRLSAMGKMVASLAHQIRTPLSAAILYGGHLSQPDLDEELRQRCANRLMSRLTHLEQQVRDMLIFARGETRLAEQLPLKSLTEGLKSAAEGLSLKSGIELEWDVQAEDGAIHCNRDALVGACMNLVSNSLEAGATRVTLGLHEVDGQLEIAVGDNGPGFEPSHKEQLLEAFYTTKSQGTGLGLAVVQAVVKAHRGEFTLESNGADGALARLRLPLVAAQPS from the coding sequence ATGAGCCAGTTGCAGTATTCCATCCATTCATCCGCGTCGGATCGCGCATCCAACGCTGCTGCTGACGCGAATGAAAAGGTGACGGCCCTGTTCCCACCGTCCAATGAAGAGGCGGCCGTCGATTCGGCACTCGACCTGTTCAACCGGATGTCACGCCAGATTACCGATTCCTATCGCACCCTCGAATCCCGGGTTAACCAGCTTTCCGGTGAGTTATCGGCGGAATCCCGTCAGCGTCAGCAGGAGTTGGAAGAGAAAGAGAGGTTGGCGGATCGTCTGTCAACACTGCTTTCCGTCATGCCGGCCGGGGTGGTGGTTCTGGACAGCAGGGGCGTGGTTAGCCAGTGCAACCCGGCGGCTGTTTCGTTGCTGGGCGAACCGCTCGAAGGAGAAGCCTGGCTGGAGGTTATTCGCCGCTGTTTCGCGCCGCGTCGCGATGACGGCCACGAAGTCTCCCTACGCGACGGCCGTCGGGTCAGTATTGAGATCCGTTCCATGGAGAACGAGCCCGGACAGCTGATCCTGCTGACAGACCTGACTGAAACCCGTCGCCTTCAGGCGCAGCTTTCCCATGCCCAGCGCCTATCGGCTATGGGCAAGATGGTGGCGTCACTGGCGCATCAGATCCGTACGCCGCTATCCGCGGCGATCCTCTACGGCGGTCACCTGTCCCAGCCGGACCTCGATGAGGAACTGCGCCAGCGCTGTGCGAACCGCCTGATGTCGCGTTTGACCCACCTTGAGCAACAGGTTCGCGACATGCTGATCTTTGCCCGCGGCGAAACGCGTCTGGCTGAGCAACTGCCGCTGAAGAGCCTGACCGAAGGTCTCAAATCAGCAGCCGAAGGCCTGTCACTAAAGTCGGGCATCGAATTGGAGTGGGATGTCCAGGCCGAAGACGGGGCGATCCATTGCAACCGCGACGCTCTGGTGGGTGCCTGCATGAACCTGGTCAGTAACAGCCTCGAAGCGGGTGCAACCCGCGTGACTCTGGGGCTGCACGAGGTGGACGGCCAGCTGGAAATTGCTGTCGGAGATAACGGTCCGGGCTTTGAGCCCTCCCATAAAGAGCAGTTGTTGGAAGCGTTCTATACCACCAAGTCGCAGGGTACGGGCTTGGGGCTAGCCGTGGTCCAGGCGGTGGTTAAGGCTCACCGGGGTGAGTTCACCCTGGAATCCAATGGCGCCGACGGCGCATTGGCGAGGCTGCGGCTGCCTCTGGTTGCTGCCCAGCCGAGTTGA
- a CDS encoding sigma-54 dependent transcriptional regulator — protein MSSDNNKILVLIGDQDVCRDLTTILEFLGEVPTVVSPDKVGSMDADAVKDVSAAILDGGQADLPGLVRALDKVDAGLPVLMIGDPDLADLESELAQRVIARMEWPLNYTKFVDSLYRAQVFRDQYARSRERGQQRSIQLFRSLVGTSRTVQHVRQLMGQVADKEVSVLITGESGTGKEVVARNLHYHSPRRQKPFVPVNCGAIPAELLESELFGHEKGAFTGAITARVGRFEMAEGGTLFLDEIGDMPLNMQVKILRVLQEKTFERVGSNRTQSADVRVVAATHKNLEDMIESGEFREDLYYRLNVFPIEMPALRERVEDIPLLVNELISRMEKEKRGSLRLNSAAIMSLCRHDWPGNVRELANLIERLAIMHPYGVIGVQELPKKFRYVDDFDENRPVEDVGMPAGVPGLVGLDAPALLPVNGIDLKDYLGNLEKQLIQQALDEAGGVVARAAEKLRIRRTTLVEKVRKYGLREDESENM, from the coding sequence ATGTCCAGCGACAACAATAAAATACTGGTGTTGATTGGCGATCAGGATGTTTGTCGTGACCTGACGACGATCCTCGAATTCCTCGGTGAGGTGCCGACCGTCGTGTCGCCGGACAAGGTAGGCTCTATGGATGCCGACGCCGTCAAAGACGTCTCCGCTGCCATCCTGGATGGCGGCCAAGCCGATCTCCCCGGTCTGGTGAGAGCCCTGGATAAAGTCGATGCCGGCCTGCCGGTATTGATGATCGGGGACCCGGACCTGGCTGATCTGGAGTCGGAGCTTGCCCAGCGGGTCATCGCCCGAATGGAATGGCCGCTAAATTATACCAAGTTCGTTGATTCCCTTTACCGCGCCCAGGTATTCCGCGACCAGTATGCCCGCTCCCGAGAGCGTGGTCAGCAGCGCAGTATCCAGCTGTTCCGCAGTCTGGTCGGCACGAGCCGAACCGTTCAGCATGTCCGCCAGCTGATGGGGCAGGTGGCGGACAAGGAAGTCAGCGTGCTGATTACCGGCGAGTCCGGCACCGGCAAGGAAGTGGTGGCGCGCAATCTTCACTACCATTCACCGCGACGCCAGAAGCCGTTCGTGCCGGTCAACTGCGGCGCCATTCCTGCCGAGCTATTGGAAAGCGAGCTTTTTGGCCACGAAAAAGGTGCCTTCACGGGTGCGATTACGGCCCGGGTCGGACGTTTCGAGATGGCTGAAGGCGGCACCCTGTTCCTTGATGAAATCGGCGACATGCCGCTGAACATGCAGGTCAAGATCCTGCGGGTGCTGCAGGAGAAAACATTCGAGCGTGTGGGTAGCAACCGCACTCAATCGGCTGATGTTCGGGTCGTTGCCGCGACCCACAAGAATCTCGAGGACATGATCGAGTCCGGAGAATTCCGCGAGGATCTTTACTATCGGCTCAATGTCTTTCCCATCGAAATGCCGGCGCTGCGCGAGCGGGTCGAAGACATCCCGCTGCTGGTGAACGAGCTGATATCGCGTATGGAGAAGGAGAAGCGCGGTTCCCTGCGCCTCAATTCCGCAGCAATCATGAGCCTGTGCCGGCACGACTGGCCTGGCAACGTGCGGGAACTGGCTAATCTGATCGAGCGCCTGGCGATCATGCATCCCTACGGCGTGATCGGGGTTCAGGAACTGCCCAAGAAGTTCCGTTACGTGGACGACTTCGACGAGAATCGCCCGGTCGAGGATGTGGGGATGCCTGCAGGCGTACCCGGTTTGGTTGGGCTGGACGCGCCCGCGTTGCTGCCCGTCAATGGGATCGATCTGAAGGACTACCTGGGCAATCTCGAGAAGCAATTGATTCAGCAGGCATTGGACGAGGCCGGCGGCGTCGTCGCCCGAGCCGCTGAAAAGCTGCGCATCCGGCGTACCACACTGGTCGAGAAGGTGCGGAAGTATGGCCTGCGCGAGGACGAATCCGAGAATATGTAA
- a CDS encoding DUF1329 domain-containing protein, which produces MRHRFLVLTVFLPLAWHAAANAKVSEVEAARLDQDLTPIGAERAGNLAGTIPMWTGGSATPPENYRQGEIEVDPFPDDKPLFVISAENMDLYRENLTAGHQRLLRQYGPDYVLPVYKTRRTAAYPERIYERSRDNAVSATLLDNGNGVRDTIATSPFPVPQNGLEAIWNHILRYRGEEVSFRSAFATPTVDGSFNPVLTEYDYFFAYSEPGVQLRDIDNKIFYLKTRIMAPSSLAGTLNLVHETLDQVRSPRLAWRYESGERRLRRSPNLAYTTDLPNSSSLRSVDQKDMYNGAPNQYDWELKGKREVYVPYNAYKLHQPEATADEIIQSRHINQALTRYELHRVWVVEATLRTGMEHIYHRRVFYLDEDSWQILATEEYDEDGKLWRISEAHNISYYTVPVFWTTLELTYDLRSERYYVDGLDDGQGPYDFSPGFRGNEFTASAVRRSARR; this is translated from the coding sequence ATGCGCCATCGCTTTCTTGTGCTGACCGTGTTTTTACCGCTTGCATGGCATGCTGCTGCCAATGCGAAGGTATCTGAGGTCGAAGCAGCACGGCTCGATCAGGACCTGACGCCGATTGGCGCTGAACGGGCAGGTAACCTGGCAGGCACTATTCCGATGTGGACGGGTGGCTCGGCTACGCCGCCGGAAAATTACCGCCAGGGCGAGATTGAGGTGGACCCTTTTCCGGACGATAAACCGTTGTTCGTCATTTCCGCCGAGAATATGGACCTCTATCGGGAGAACCTGACCGCTGGACACCAGCGATTGCTGCGCCAGTACGGCCCGGACTATGTCCTCCCGGTCTACAAGACCCGCCGCACTGCAGCCTATCCCGAGCGTATTTACGAGCGTTCACGGGACAACGCCGTAAGTGCAACACTGCTGGACAATGGGAACGGCGTGCGCGATACCATCGCCACCAGCCCGTTCCCCGTGCCTCAGAACGGCCTTGAGGCTATCTGGAATCACATCCTGCGCTACCGCGGTGAGGAAGTATCCTTTCGCTCCGCATTTGCGACTCCAACTGTGGACGGCTCCTTCAACCCGGTATTGACCGAATATGATTATTTCTTCGCCTACAGCGAGCCGGGTGTCCAACTGCGTGATATCGACAACAAGATCTTCTACCTGAAGACCCGCATCATGGCGCCGTCGAGCCTGGCCGGTACCCTGAACCTGGTGCACGAGACGCTGGATCAGGTGCGTTCTCCCCGTCTGGCCTGGCGCTATGAATCCGGCGAGCGCCGTCTGCGTCGCTCGCCGAACCTGGCGTACACCACCGACCTGCCCAACAGCTCGTCGTTACGCTCGGTAGACCAGAAGGACATGTATAACGGCGCCCCCAACCAGTACGACTGGGAATTGAAGGGCAAGCGCGAAGTCTACGTACCGTACAACGCCTACAAGTTGCATCAACCCGAGGCAACGGCGGATGAAATCATCCAGTCCCGCCACATCAACCAGGCGCTGACCCGCTATGAACTACATCGCGTGTGGGTCGTCGAGGCAACGCTGCGAACCGGTATGGAACATATCTACCACCGCCGCGTGTTCTACCTGGATGAGGACAGCTGGCAGATCCTGGCGACGGAAGAGTATGACGAGGACGGCAAGCTGTGGCGGATTTCCGAGGCCCATAACATCAGCTACTACACCGTTCCGGTGTTCTGGACCACGCTTGAGCTGACCTACGATCTTCGATCCGAACGCTATTACGTGGATGGCCTGGACGACGGTCAGGGACCGTATGACTTCAGTCCCGGCTTCCGCGGCAACGAATTTACCGCATCGGCGGTGCGCCGTTCGGCGCGGCGCTAG
- a CDS encoding DUF6586 family protein — protein sequence MASQWPSFTKQQVFLATTLIRVAERQAQAAEREAATQGAVALLIEARTALLRLVADIYQVRNAAPRGLDELADLLAGDQAELNELRSLAADPGSWWQHIEFMVQAQQRPSERKSPAERENMIAVAADSGPDRSVAALLETAKALKHYVEMILERHDEW from the coding sequence ATGGCGTCTCAGTGGCCGTCTTTCACCAAGCAGCAAGTATTCCTGGCGACGACCCTGATTCGGGTCGCTGAACGTCAGGCGCAAGCCGCAGAGCGGGAAGCCGCGACCCAGGGAGCCGTAGCTTTACTAATCGAAGCGCGTACAGCATTGCTTCGTCTGGTTGCAGATATTTATCAGGTGCGTAATGCAGCGCCACGGGGATTGGACGAACTGGCCGATCTATTGGCCGGCGACCAGGCCGAGCTTAATGAGTTGCGCTCCCTGGCGGCCGACCCCGGCTCCTGGTGGCAACACATCGAGTTCATGGTTCAAGCGCAGCAGCGTCCAAGTGAGCGCAAGTCACCTGCGGAACGGGAGAACATGATTGCTGTTGCTGCAGACTCAGGGCCCGACCGGTCGGTGGCAGCTCTTCTGGAAACGGCGAAGGCGCTGAAACACTACGTCGAAATGATCCTGGAGCGTCACGATGAGTGGTAA
- a CDS encoding cell division inhibitor SulA encodes MEQLSFNQNLTYNAAAIASPTKAVSRQSARYSALNGARTGAVAFTAGRDARPDYADVARPSSVEKPEGNVTEIILPEAQVENMQLLLPMLTQLNQERRWLAWIDPPQALMQKWQQMHGIIASELLVLRSTGQHDALSLAERALAAGTCHAVVMWTADALGAAAFDRLQTASAKGDSHGVVLRQR; translated from the coding sequence GTGGAGCAGCTCAGTTTTAACCAGAACCTGACATACAATGCGGCGGCTATTGCGTCGCCGACCAAGGCTGTGTCCCGGCAGTCCGCTCGCTATTCGGCGCTGAATGGGGCTCGTACCGGCGCCGTAGCCTTCACGGCGGGGCGCGATGCGCGTCCAGATTACGCGGATGTTGCGAGACCTTCGTCGGTCGAGAAGCCTGAAGGTAATGTTACCGAAATCATCCTGCCGGAAGCGCAAGTGGAAAACATGCAGTTGCTCCTGCCGATGCTGACGCAACTGAACCAGGAGCGTCGCTGGTTGGCGTGGATCGATCCGCCCCAGGCTCTGATGCAGAAGTGGCAGCAGATGCATGGCATTATCGCCAGTGAGCTCCTGGTACTGCGCTCCACGGGTCAGCATGATGCACTTTCCCTTGCCGAACGCGCCCTGGCCGCGGGAACCTGCCACGCGGTGGTGATGTGGACGGCGGACGCCCTGGGGGCTGCGGCGTTCGATCGGCTGCAGACAGCTTCCGCAAAAGGCGATAGCCACGGGGTGGTACTGAGGCAGCGGTGA
- the lexA gene encoding transcriptional repressor LexA — MKLTPRQTQVLDVIRRYVDETGYPPTRAEIAQELGFRSANAAEEHLRALARKGAIEMVPGASRGIRLPEEEEDPGLPIVGQVAAGNPILAQEHIDDYCALQPTFFSPSADYLLRVRGMSMKDIGILDGDLLAVHRTQDVHNGQVVVARVGEEVTVKRFKREGSHVYLLPENEEFEPIDIDLAEQELFIEGLGVGVIRRSDMH, encoded by the coding sequence ATGAAGCTGACACCGCGACAAACCCAGGTACTCGACGTTATCCGGCGCTACGTGGATGAAACGGGCTATCCGCCTACCCGCGCGGAAATTGCCCAAGAGCTGGGCTTCAGGTCTGCCAACGCGGCAGAGGAGCATTTGCGAGCGCTGGCCCGCAAAGGTGCGATAGAAATGGTACCCGGCGCCAGCCGTGGCATTCGCCTACCCGAAGAGGAGGAGGACCCCGGATTGCCGATTGTGGGGCAGGTCGCTGCGGGTAACCCAATCCTCGCCCAGGAACATATTGACGACTACTGCGCTCTACAGCCGACGTTCTTTTCGCCGTCCGCCGATTACCTGCTGCGCGTGCGCGGCATGAGCATGAAAGATATCGGCATTCTCGACGGTGACCTGCTTGCGGTCCACCGGACCCAGGATGTTCACAACGGGCAGGTCGTTGTCGCTCGCGTTGGTGAAGAAGTCACCGTCAAGCGCTTCAAGCGTGAAGGCAGTCATGTTTACCTCCTGCCCGAAAACGAAGAATTCGAACCGATTGATATCGATCTGGCCGAGCAGGAGCTGTTTATCGAAGGTCTCGGTGTTGGTGTGATCCGCCGCTCGGATATGCACTGA
- a CDS encoding acylphosphatase, protein MEEQCIRVFVSGRVQGVNFRGSTQEQAKTKGISGYAKNLTDGRVEVVACGDESALEWLLEWLHKGPSSARVDEVKVESIPYKPRKEFSVK, encoded by the coding sequence ATGGAAGAACAGTGCATTCGAGTCTTCGTTTCCGGTCGGGTCCAGGGTGTTAATTTCCGCGGCAGTACGCAGGAGCAGGCCAAGACCAAGGGCATCTCGGGCTACGCCAAGAATCTGACCGACGGCCGTGTCGAGGTCGTGGCCTGCGGTGACGAATCCGCACTCGAATGGTTGCTTGAGTGGTTGCACAAGGGACCTTCTTCGGCACGTGTCGACGAAGTTAAGGTCGAGTCCATTCCCTATAAGCCCCGCAAGGAATTTTCCGTTAAATAG
- a CDS encoding glutamine amidotransferase — MKTLSIIKTGTTYPEIKAEHGDFEDWFIRQLGRPGLRLEVHDVASGAPLPEHSDGVLVTGSPAMVSERADWSERTAAWLARRIAGDLPVLGVCYGHQLLAHAMGGTADYHPDGREIGTLDITLNADGRTDWLLGALPDVFPAHLTHMQSAVRLPPNATLLASSNHEPHQAFRIGRRAWGVQFHPEFTAPIMSAYLNRLDTALRTEGLPVVDLRAGLRQTPEAQGLLRRFADLVERDLMP; from the coding sequence ATGAAGACACTCAGTATCATCAAAACTGGCACGACTTACCCGGAAATCAAGGCCGAGCATGGCGACTTCGAGGACTGGTTCATTCGCCAGCTAGGCAGGCCTGGCCTTCGGCTTGAGGTTCATGATGTTGCCAGCGGCGCCCCGCTGCCAGAGCATTCCGATGGCGTATTGGTCACCGGCTCCCCGGCCATGGTTAGCGAGCGGGCGGACTGGAGCGAGCGCACCGCTGCCTGGCTTGCACGCCGTATCGCAGGGGATTTGCCGGTTCTGGGCGTTTGCTATGGCCATCAGCTGTTGGCCCACGCCATGGGCGGAACCGCAGACTACCACCCCGACGGGCGGGAAATCGGCACATTGGATATTACATTGAACGCCGACGGCAGGACGGATTGGTTGCTGGGCGCACTACCGGACGTATTTCCGGCCCACCTGACCCATATGCAGTCCGCCGTTCGCCTGCCGCCAAACGCGACGCTACTGGCCAGTTCGAACCATGAACCCCACCAGGCTTTCCGAATTGGCCGTCGCGCGTGGGGCGTACAGTTCCACCCCGAATTCACGGCGCCCATCATGTCCGCCTATCTCAACCGGCTGGACACCGCCCTCAGGACCGAAGGCTTGCCAGTGGTCGACCTGCGCGCCGGTTTGCGTCAGACACCCGAAGCACAGGGCCTGTTGCGACGGTTTGCCGATCTGGTGGAACGGGATCTAATGCCCTGA
- a CDS encoding DUF6231 family protein — protein sequence MLANTLKQLLGEYRPERLLVAGEAAREVGSEWVDHSGAELVDLTENPLGIMEQPRGVADLALITDILSHLSHDDARQLLGWLRNAGARRVAVSVAPGDDWSFNDMIALAFRRYSALDDGTTVYAYDIETYNRPRDWNNPRYWANPENWGKYRW from the coding sequence ATGCTCGCCAACACCCTGAAACAGCTACTGGGCGAATACCGCCCCGAACGCCTGCTCGTCGCCGGCGAGGCTGCGCGCGAGGTGGGCTCGGAGTGGGTCGACCATTCCGGTGCCGAGCTTGTGGACCTGACGGAAAATCCGCTGGGCATCATGGAGCAACCGAGGGGTGTGGCGGACCTGGCACTCATCACCGATATACTCTCGCATCTGTCCCACGATGATGCCCGACAGCTATTGGGGTGGCTGCGTAATGCGGGCGCGCGGAGAGTTGCGGTCAGTGTCGCGCCAGGCGATGACTGGTCCTTCAATGACATGATCGCGCTGGCATTCCGCCGTTATTCGGCACTGGACGATGGCACCACCGTTTATGCCTACGATATTGAAACCTATAACCGCCCGCGCGACTGGAACAACCCCAGGTACTGGGCCAATCCCGAGAACTGGGGCAAATATCGCTGGTAG
- a CDS encoding amidoligase family protein, which translates to MTQDQACRMPSIRNTSEGKERRVGVEVEISGLTYENLVALAAQLLKGKARLDSRYVTRIETPSGDYTIELDSDPIKDLDLRDERLPETIRELGGHAMEVIDAAAERIVPLEIITPPLPLSELETVEYLCDKLREAGALGSREALIYAFGLQLNPELPDLEPATLVNYFRAFAGLYDWLKARHQLDISRKFTTYIEPWDSDYVDLIMELDYAPDQGQLMKDYLHYNPTRNRALDLLPLFAHLNETLLREYVDDERVKSRPTLHYRLPDCDIDNPEWHFSSVWNDWVVVEELAADAGKLADLMGEYRASRKLSFKNLTTSWKDRCDAWLKQNLG; encoded by the coding sequence ATGACGCAGGATCAGGCATGCCGGATGCCCAGCATCCGGAATACCTCGGAAGGCAAGGAGCGCCGGGTTGGCGTGGAGGTGGAGATCTCTGGCCTGACCTACGAAAACCTGGTAGCGCTCGCGGCCCAGCTCCTTAAGGGCAAGGCCAGGCTCGATTCCCGCTATGTAACCAGGATCGAAACGCCCTCAGGCGACTACACCATCGAGCTGGACTCCGATCCAATCAAGGATCTGGACCTCCGGGACGAGCGTTTACCGGAGACCATCCGGGAACTGGGCGGACACGCGATGGAGGTGATCGATGCCGCCGCCGAGCGTATCGTGCCGCTGGAGATTATTACGCCGCCGCTCCCCCTATCCGAGTTGGAAACCGTCGAGTACCTCTGCGACAAGTTGCGGGAAGCGGGTGCGCTGGGTAGCCGGGAAGCTCTAATCTATGCCTTTGGCCTGCAGCTCAATCCGGAGTTACCGGACCTCGAACCGGCCACGTTGGTTAACTATTTCCGCGCCTTTGCTGGCCTCTACGACTGGCTCAAGGCCCGTCACCAACTCGATATCAGTCGTAAATTCACCACGTATATCGAGCCCTGGGACAGCGACTATGTTGACCTGATCATGGAGCTGGACTACGCGCCGGACCAGGGTCAGTTGATGAAGGATTATCTCCACTACAATCCAACCCGCAACCGGGCCCTGGACCTGCTCCCGCTGTTCGCACACCTGAACGAGACGCTGTTGCGCGAATACGTGGACGACGAGCGGGTCAAGTCCCGCCCAACCCTGCATTACCGCCTGCCGGACTGCGACATCGACAACCCGGAATGGCATTTTTCCAGTGTCTGGAACGATTGGGTCGTCGTCGAGGAACTCGCCGCCGATGCGGGGAAACTGGCGGACCTGATGGGCGAGTACCGGGCAAGCCGCAAGCTCAGTTTCAAGAACCTGACCACCAGCTGGAAGGATCGCTGTGACGCATGGCTGAAGCAGAACCTGGGCTGA
- a CDS encoding gamma-glutamyl-gamma-aminobutyrate hydrolase family protein → MAEAEPGLTIGVSGPSRQRLTHRLIRFGLHLYGARTLFIRPGSNVDVSMLDGLVLSGGTHVHPSRYGQEPQVRAHYDRIRDETDWRLLTEAQDLHLPVLGICRGAQLINIFRGGSLCQDITPLRVNTRHRPLLLPLQTVRLVHDSLVGNIMQGPTIGANRIHSQSIKRLGRGLRVVALDNDYFVQAIESEEGHWLLGIQWHPEYLLYHPPHRRIFKNFVAAVRARKLHRLGHIEGPVL, encoded by the coding sequence ATGGCTGAAGCAGAACCTGGGCTGACTATTGGGGTTAGCGGCCCGTCGCGCCAGCGCCTGACCCACCGCTTGATCCGCTTCGGACTTCACCTGTACGGAGCGCGGACCTTATTTATCCGACCGGGATCGAACGTGGACGTGAGCATGCTGGATGGCCTGGTGCTGTCCGGAGGCACTCACGTCCATCCCTCGCGCTATGGTCAGGAACCGCAGGTCCGCGCCCACTATGACCGAATCCGGGATGAAACCGATTGGCGGTTACTCACCGAAGCGCAAGACCTGCACTTGCCAGTGCTGGGTATTTGCCGTGGTGCCCAACTCATCAACATCTTCCGTGGTGGCTCCCTATGTCAGGACATCACGCCCCTGCGGGTCAACACGCGCCACCGACCGCTGCTGCTACCTCTGCAAACCGTGCGACTGGTCCACGATAGCCTCGTAGGGAATATCATGCAGGGACCGACCATCGGCGCCAATCGTATTCACAGCCAGTCGATCAAGCGGTTGGGGCGCGGCTTGCGGGTCGTGGCGCTGGATAACGACTATTTCGTGCAAGCTATCGAAAGCGAGGAAGGCCATTGGTTGCTCGGTATTCAATGGCACCCGGAATACCTGCTTTACCACCCTCCGCACAGGCGGATATTCAAAAATTTCGTCGCCGCCGTCCGTGCCCGCAAATTGCATCGATTGGGGCATATCGAGGGTCCGGTACTTTGA